The Planktothrix agardhii NIES-204 genomic interval TCTTATGATGTGCTGGGGCGATTGTTCTCAGTGCTATTTTTAATTAGGGCTTGCTGAATAAGTAACAGAAAAGAAAAGGTTTTTTGGCTATTTTACACTAATTTCTTGCACCATTATCCCTTTCTGCCCTCTCCTCCTCCCGACTCTCTCGGCTTTTCGTTTTTTTTCAGCAAGCCCTAAGTAAGTATCGGGAGTAAGTGAGGTGAAAATAATCAATATCTAACCCTTATAATTATTCAACTTTTTGTAAAGATTTATGAATAAAGTTTAGATTTTGCAAAGGTTTCGGGTTCAAATTTAAAGATTGAGTGAAATTAAGACTGATCAGATGCTGAATTGATATTTCATGAGGGTGATTAGAGTATATTAGAGAATATTAAGGGTATTATCAGCACGTTCTCTGATGCGGAAGCGGGTTTTTAGCCAAGATCAGTCACAAATCGGACTAACAATTAGCTCTGCATTCGAGGAGTAAACCAATACCCCACAAACCATAGGGGGTAGACTATGACAGGATTAGAATTAGCAATTTTTATTGTAGGGCCGTTAGTGTCATTTTTATTTGCGATCGCCCTAACACCTAACAAAGCTGAAATTATTTCCGATCAAGAACATTCTCATATTTAGTCAAGATCTACGGGACTTAGGGGGAAAGTCTCGTAGTCTATAGTCAGATTATCTTGACGCTTAAAATTAATGATAGGTTCCCGAAATATTAAACGGTTTTCACAGATTCTACTTGGTGGTATCAGTGGAATATTTATGGTGAGTTTTAATCACGGACAAGTGGCTGTTTCCTTGCCTATTGTTGGACTGCAAGCTGAAAATTCGGTGATCACACAACCGATTTATTCTGCTGAAAATGGGATGGAAGATCCGACAATTCCCCCATTAGGAAAACCAGACTCTTTTATTCCTAGAAAACCTTTTCCACCACCAAATTTAAAGAAACCAGAAAAACCCTATTATTCTTTAATTCCAGAACGCTATAAAGGCAAAACTGTTCATAATGTTTCCCCTCGAAATCAAGAAAAAGTTATTGCCTTAACATTTGATGATGGCCCCTGGCCGGAAACACCCAAGGTCTTAACTATTTTAAGACAGTTTAATGTTAAAGCTACCTTCTTTATTTTAGGTCAAAACTTACTGTTATATCCTGACATTATCGAACAAGTAGTTCAAGAAGGTCATGGGGTTGGGAATCATACTTGGACGCATTCTTATCCAAAAATGGAACCGCAAAAAGCTAAAGCTGAAATTGAAAATACATCGGCAAAATTAGAGTTAATGACGGGGTTAAAAACCCGGTTATTTCGGCCTCCTGGGGGAATTTTAGATAATGGTGTTGCCGACTATGCCCGCAGTAAAAATTATGCGGTTATTATGTGGTCTATTGATACGAAAGACTTCCAAAAACCAACGGCGACCGTATTAGCAAATCGGGTTTTAAATCAAGCCCGTCCAGGGGATATTGTGTTAATGCACGATGGTGGCGGAAATCGTTCTGAAACCATAGCATCGTTAAAAATTATAATTCCTGAATTACAAAAACGCGGCTATCGGTTTGTAACAGTTTCCGAATTATTATCATTATCAGAATAAAAATTTTGCTATAACAGGGAACACCGGAATAGCCCCCCCAAACCTCCCGTGCACGGGGGGCTAGGACAGGGCTGTTTCATTTTCCATTGCCAACCCCTAAGACCTAACCCCCCAACCCCCTTCCCTAGTAGGGAAGGGGGAGTAATAAATAATTTTTTATGTTTAATAGTAATAATTAGTCCCCCCTCTCCCCTCAAAAGGGGTTGGGGGAGAGGTGACACAGTTTTTCCTAGAGAATGAAACAGCCCTCGGGGGGCTAGGGGGGGGAGGGAACACCGGGGGAAAACACTTTACCGTCTGGGTTCCAAGATCCTTCTGGTGTCTTAACTACCTTGGCGGTTGCTATATAATAAATGAGGGACTAAATTAGAGGCTAAGAACTCATGATGGTGGAAACCGTTACTAAAACCTATAGCTTTGAAGACTATCTCAATTATAAAGATGATACCGATCTCAAGTCTGAACTATTTAATGGAGAATTAATTCAGATGACTCCTGCAAGTGGATGGCATTCGGATATTGTTGATTTTATACAAGAACAATTCAAAATAGAGATCCGTCGCTTAACATTAGATTGGGTAGTGCGACCTGGAACTGTGGGAGTCAGAACCGGAATCAGAAAATCACGCATTCCTGATATATTA includes:
- a CDS encoding polysaccharide deacetylase — protein: MIGSRNIKRFSQILLGGISGIFMVSFNHGQVAVSLPIVGLQAENSVITQPIYSAENGMEDPTIPPLGKPDSFIPRKPFPPPNLKKPEKPYYSLIPERYKGKTVHNVSPRNQEKVIALTFDDGPWPETPKVLTILRQFNVKATFFILGQNLLLYPDIIEQVVQEGHGVGNHTWTHSYPKMEPQKAKAEIENTSAKLELMTGLKTRLFRPPGGILDNGVADYARSKNYAVIMWSIDTKDFQKPTATVLANRVLNQARPGDIVLMHDGGGNRSETIASLKIIIPELQKRGYRFVTVSELLSLSE